A genomic region of Mitsuaria sp. 7 contains the following coding sequences:
- a CDS encoding sensor domain-containing diguanylate cyclase, with protein MQSQHDAADPIAARMRAMLVRAPLAVAFVAAGRFEVVSEHFNHLFGHGDETDLTSTDLRASVVSDAAHQALQARMGSAFGAGRPLDEEVEFVRRDGSRFWGRLQATPVHWEQPAGESMWILEDVTAARQQRLQPTWSAKHDEVTELSNRREMERRLAEHVGSRRHEPVSVLFVDIDKFSEILQGMGAEVADHFLYGLGQMLITKVRASDTVARLEDDHFVVLLPDCDQHYAQIVAEKIRSSIAGYRLRWGLHRTRVKASLGVVQLQNSLDTVDAVLGAGQLACAEAKAAGGDSVRVFISSGSYEELAGA; from the coding sequence ATGCAATCCCAACACGACGCCGCCGACCCGATCGCCGCCCGCATGCGGGCGATGCTGGTGCGGGCGCCGCTGGCCGTGGCCTTCGTGGCCGCCGGCCGCTTCGAGGTGGTCAGCGAGCACTTCAACCACCTGTTCGGCCACGGCGACGAGACCGACCTGACCAGCACCGACCTGCGGGCGTCGGTCGTCTCGGACGCGGCGCATCAGGCGCTGCAGGCGCGCATGGGCAGCGCCTTCGGCGCCGGGCGGCCGCTGGACGAGGAGGTCGAATTCGTCCGCCGCGACGGCTCGCGCTTCTGGGGCCGTCTGCAGGCGACGCCGGTGCACTGGGAGCAGCCGGCGGGCGAGTCGATGTGGATCCTCGAGGACGTCACCGCCGCCCGCCAGCAGCGGCTGCAGCCGACCTGGTCCGCCAAGCACGACGAGGTCACCGAACTCTCCAACCGCCGCGAGATGGAACGCCGCCTGGCCGAGCACGTCGGCAGCCGCCGGCATGAACCGGTGTCGGTGCTGTTCGTCGACATCGACAAGTTCAGCGAGATCCTGCAAGGCATGGGGGCGGAGGTCGCCGACCATTTCCTGTACGGGCTCGGACAGATGCTGATCACCAAGGTGCGGGCGTCCGACACCGTCGCACGGCTGGAGGACGACCACTTCGTCGTGCTGCTGCCGGACTGCGACCAGCATTACGCCCAGATCGTGGCGGAGAAGATCCGCTCCTCCATCGCCGGCTACCGCCTGCGCTGGGGCCTGCACCGGACGCGCGTCAAGGCGAGCCTGGGGGTGGTGCAGCTGCAGAACTCGCTCGATACCGTGGATGCGGTGCTGGGCGCGGGGCAACTGGCCTGCGCCGAGGCCAAGGCCGCCGGCGGGGACTCGGTCCGCGTGTTCATCTCGAGCGGGAGCTACGAGGAACTGGCGGGGGCGTGA
- a CDS encoding flagellar basal body protein: MSNVSLSTALSGMSAANERLRASANNVANAATPGYRRERIEAQTAEDGNGVTTKVEKLPEPGADLTADMVEQKSATYAFVGNLRVLQTQIRAEGALLDIHV, translated from the coding sequence ATGTCCAACGTCAGCCTGTCGACCGCCTTGTCCGGCATGTCCGCCGCCAACGAGCGCCTGCGCGCCTCGGCGAACAACGTCGCCAACGCGGCCACGCCGGGCTACCGCCGCGAGCGCATCGAGGCCCAGACGGCCGAGGACGGCAACGGCGTCACGACCAAGGTCGAGAAGCTGCCGGAGCCGGGCGCCGACCTGACGGCCGACATGGTCGAACAGAAGTCCGCGACCTACGCCTTCGTCGGCAACCTGCGGGTGCTGCAGACGCAGATCCGGGCCGAGGGCGCGCTACTCGACATCCACGTCTGA
- a CDS encoding bifunctional 2',3'-cyclic-nucleotide 2'-phosphodiesterase/3'-nucleotidase, which translates to MRTTSTRALAGKALIALAGLSVLSMPLSAAELKLRVLETSDIHMNLLDYDYYQDRSAQEFGLARTITLIHRARAEAPNSLLFDNGDLLQGNPLGDVVARVKPLKAGDVHPAYKILNLLDVDAANLGNHEFNYGLPFLRQAISGANFPYLNANVMEADGRRHAFTPSVMLERTMRDEAGKDHALKIGVVGVTPPQILEWDRQNLAGKVKVRDMVDAAAEQVADLRKRGADLIVVIAHTGIDKTELPKLSENMAAQLARVKGVDALLLGHAHTEFPGSGFAGYPGVDLAKGRLYGTPAVMPGRWGDHLGIVDLTLKQTGKTWHVADSQSSLRPIFDRTARKPLADADPMPAAVIATEHQATLDYVRSQVAVADQPIQSYFSQVLDGTAVRLVAQAQLAYALKAVQGTALEKLPMLSAAAPFKSGGRQGWTQYTDIPAGPVAIKHVADLYVYPNTIKVVKLSGAQVRDWLEMSAGQFRRIDPQGPARQDVVDTSYPSFNFDMMLGQDGALRYELDLTQPARFDKDGKRVGDGQRVVNLSWRGQPLDERADFLVVTNNYRAYGGGHFPALAADKVVVDAPDETREALAHFLAAQPSLSAAVAASSWRIRPVPGVAMQFVSGNGATAHLKDTPQVTRIKDNGDGSSLFELKP; encoded by the coding sequence ATGCGCACGACCTCGACGCGCGCCCTCGCGGGGAAGGCGCTGATCGCCCTCGCCGGCCTGTCCGTCCTGTCGATGCCGCTGTCCGCCGCGGAGCTCAAGCTCCGCGTGCTGGAGACCAGCGACATCCACATGAACCTGCTGGACTACGACTACTACCAGGACCGCAGCGCCCAGGAGTTCGGCCTGGCCCGGACGATCACGCTGATCCACCGCGCCCGCGCCGAGGCGCCCAACAGCCTGCTCTTCGACAACGGCGACCTGCTGCAGGGCAATCCGCTGGGCGACGTCGTCGCGCGCGTGAAGCCGCTGAAGGCCGGGGATGTCCATCCCGCCTACAAGATCCTGAACCTGCTGGACGTGGACGCCGCCAACCTCGGCAACCACGAGTTCAACTACGGCCTGCCCTTCCTGCGCCAGGCCATCTCCGGCGCCAACTTCCCGTACCTCAACGCCAACGTGATGGAGGCCGACGGCCGTCGTCATGCGTTCACGCCCAGCGTGATGCTCGAGCGCACCATGCGCGACGAGGCCGGCAAGGACCACGCGCTGAAGATCGGCGTCGTCGGCGTGACGCCGCCGCAGATCCTGGAGTGGGATCGTCAGAACCTCGCCGGCAAGGTGAAGGTGCGCGACATGGTCGACGCCGCCGCCGAGCAGGTCGCGGACCTGCGCAAGCGCGGCGCCGATCTGATCGTCGTCATCGCCCACACCGGCATCGACAAGACCGAGCTGCCCAAGCTCTCCGAGAACATGGCCGCCCAGCTCGCCCGCGTGAAGGGCGTGGACGCGCTGCTGCTGGGCCACGCGCACACCGAGTTCCCGGGGTCAGGCTTTGCCGGGTATCCGGGCGTGGACCTCGCGAAGGGCCGTCTCTACGGCACGCCCGCCGTCATGCCGGGCCGCTGGGGCGATCACCTGGGCATCGTGGACCTGACCTTGAAGCAGACCGGCAAGACCTGGCACGTGGCGGACAGCCAGTCCAGCCTGCGGCCCATCTTCGACCGGACCGCGCGCAAGCCGCTCGCCGACGCCGACCCGATGCCCGCCGCCGTCATCGCCACGGAGCATCAGGCCACGCTGGACTACGTCCGCAGCCAGGTCGCGGTGGCGGACCAGCCGATCCAGAGCTACTTCTCGCAGGTGCTCGACGGCACCGCGGTGCGGCTGGTCGCGCAGGCGCAGTTGGCCTACGCGCTGAAGGCGGTCCAGGGCACGGCGCTGGAGAAGCTGCCGATGCTGAGCGCCGCCGCACCGTTCAAGTCCGGCGGCCGCCAGGGCTGGACGCAGTACACCGACATCCCCGCCGGACCGGTCGCGATCAAGCACGTCGCCGACCTCTACGTCTATCCGAACACGATCAAGGTGGTGAAGCTGAGCGGCGCCCAGGTGCGCGACTGGCTGGAGATGTCCGCCGGCCAGTTCCGCCGCATCGATCCGCAAGGGCCGGCGCGGCAGGACGTCGTGGACACGAGCTACCCGAGCTTCAACTTCGACATGATGCTGGGCCAGGACGGCGCGCTGCGTTATGAGCTCGACCTGACGCAGCCCGCGCGCTTCGACAAGGACGGCAAGCGGGTCGGCGACGGGCAGCGCGTGGTGAACCTGAGCTGGCGCGGCCAGCCGCTGGATGAGCGCGCGGACTTCCTCGTCGTCACGAACAACTACCGCGCCTACGGCGGCGGCCACTTTCCGGCGCTGGCGGCGGACAAGGTGGTCGTCGACGCGCCGGACGAGACGCGCGAGGCCCTGGCCCACTTCCTGGCGGCGCAGCCGTCGCTGAGCGCGGCGGTCGCGGCCTCGTCCTGGCGCATCCGGCCCGTGCCGGGTGTCGCGATGCAGTTCGTGTCCGGCAACGGCGCCACGGCGCACCTGAAGGACACGCCGCAGGTGACCCGGATCAAGGACAACGGCGACGGATCGTCGCTGTTCGAGCTGAAGCCCTGA
- a CDS encoding TonB-dependent siderophore receptor, whose protein sequence is MSSVVALRPALAPLALALSAALHGGAFAQSAPQATEAAASAAASSASATQLQKVVVEASADASRGGLIKSYAGGQVARGGRVGLLGNQDIMNTPFSTTAYTNELIQNTQAHSVGDVLLNDPGVRIARGFGNFQESYFIRGFILNSDSVAYNGLYGLLPRQYISAELFERVEVLRGASAFLNGATPNSDAIGGSINLLPKRAPSQPLTQMTVGTASGGQTILAVDVARRFGPDNATGVRVNLASRAGDTSVDKESVNLGMASVGLDWRARDVRLSADIGYQDHKLKRTRTNVTLGAAVSAVPKAPDSESNWAQPWTYSNERDLFGTLRGEVDLDRWLGTGWTAWFAAGARSSDEANSLANLTLTNGTTGAGTTSRFDNTREDRVRTGEVGVRGLLTTGPVKHELVASVNAFRLDKRAAFGVSTTATQVRLIPTNLYDGGAAPLPTLLSVSNKLDDPATTGMTRLRSAALADTLAMFDDTLRLTLGLRYQSMDIRSYAYNTGVPAAPYDLSRTSPMAGVVFKLGKSFSAYANYIEGLTQGDTAGVSAGPSLQGTMLPPYQSKQKEIGLKFDGGRLGGGIAFFSTAKPRSVVVTNVSFTAEGEDRHQGIELSAFGEPMPGLKLLGGLTWLDAEQKSTGAATTDGKRVIGVPRTMLNLGTEWNVPGVQGLSLDARVIATSSMYANAANTLSVPGWGRVDLGARYALDVRGHLVTLRARVDNVADRSYWASSGGFPGSGYLVLGTPRTVSVNASFEY, encoded by the coding sequence ATGTCGTCTGTCGTCGCCCTCCGCCCTGCCCTCGCGCCCCTGGCGCTCGCCCTGAGCGCTGCCCTCCATGGCGGCGCGTTCGCCCAGTCGGCGCCCCAGGCCACGGAAGCGGCGGCTTCCGCGGCGGCCTCCTCAGCCTCGGCGACCCAACTGCAGAAGGTCGTGGTCGAAGCCAGCGCGGACGCCTCGCGCGGCGGCCTGATCAAGTCCTATGCCGGGGGTCAGGTCGCGCGCGGTGGCCGGGTCGGCCTGCTCGGCAACCAGGACATCATGAACACCCCGTTCAGCACGACGGCCTACACCAACGAGCTGATCCAGAACACGCAGGCGCACAGCGTCGGCGACGTGCTGCTGAACGATCCCGGTGTGCGCATCGCCCGCGGCTTCGGCAACTTCCAGGAGAGCTACTTCATCCGCGGCTTCATCCTGAACTCCGACAGCGTCGCCTACAACGGCCTGTACGGCCTGCTGCCGCGCCAGTACATCTCGGCCGAGCTCTTCGAGCGCGTGGAGGTGCTGCGCGGCGCGTCGGCCTTCCTCAACGGCGCGACGCCCAACAGCGACGCCATCGGCGGCTCGATCAACCTGCTGCCCAAGCGCGCGCCCAGCCAGCCGCTCACGCAGATGACGGTGGGCACCGCCAGCGGCGGGCAGACCATCCTGGCGGTGGACGTGGCACGTCGTTTCGGCCCGGACAACGCCACCGGCGTGCGCGTCAACCTGGCCTCGCGCGCCGGCGACACCAGCGTCGACAAGGAAAGCGTCAACCTCGGCATGGCCTCGGTCGGCCTGGACTGGCGCGCCCGCGACGTGCGCCTGTCCGCCGACATCGGCTACCAGGACCACAAGCTCAAGCGCACCCGCACCAACGTCACGCTGGGCGCTGCCGTCTCCGCGGTGCCGAAGGCGCCGGACAGCGAGTCCAACTGGGCGCAGCCCTGGACCTATTCCAACGAGCGCGACCTGTTCGGCACGCTGCGCGGCGAGGTCGATCTGGACCGATGGCTGGGCACCGGCTGGACCGCGTGGTTCGCCGCCGGCGCGCGCAGCAGCGACGAGGCCAACTCGCTGGCCAACCTGACGCTCACCAACGGCACCACCGGGGCCGGCACGACGTCCCGCTTCGACAACACCCGCGAGGACCGCGTCCGCACCGGCGAGGTCGGCGTGCGGGGCCTGCTGACCACGGGGCCGGTGAAGCACGAGCTGGTGGCCTCCGTGAACGCCTTCCGGTTGGACAAGCGCGCCGCCTTCGGCGTCTCCACCACGGCCACGCAGGTGCGGCTGATCCCGACCAACCTGTACGACGGCGGCGCGGCACCGCTGCCGACGCTGCTCTCCGTCAGCAACAAGCTGGACGACCCCGCGACGACCGGCATGACGCGCCTGCGCAGCGCGGCGCTCGCGGACACGCTGGCGATGTTCGACGACACCCTGCGCCTGACCCTGGGGCTGCGCTACCAGTCCATGGACATCCGCAGCTACGCGTACAACACCGGCGTGCCCGCGGCGCCCTACGACCTCAGCCGCACGAGCCCGATGGCGGGCGTCGTGTTCAAGCTCGGCAAGTCGTTCTCGGCCTACGCCAACTACATCGAAGGTCTGACACAAGGCGACACGGCGGGCGTGTCGGCCGGCCCATCGCTGCAAGGCACGATGCTGCCGCCGTACCAGTCGAAGCAGAAGGAAATCGGCCTGAAGTTCGACGGCGGCCGCCTCGGCGGCGGCATCGCGTTCTTCTCGACGGCCAAGCCGCGGTCGGTCGTGGTCACAAATGTGAGTTTCACCGCCGAAGGCGAGGATCGCCACCAGGGCATCGAGCTGAGCGCCTTCGGCGAGCCGATGCCCGGTCTGAAGCTGCTGGGCGGACTGACCTGGCTGGATGCCGAGCAGAAGAGCACCGGCGCCGCGACGACCGACGGCAAGCGCGTGATCGGCGTGCCGCGCACGATGCTGAACCTGGGCACCGAATGGAACGTCCCCGGCGTGCAAGGCCTGTCGCTGGATGCGCGGGTGATCGCCACCAGCAGCATGTACGCCAATGCGGCCAACACCTTGAGCGTGCCGGGATGGGGTCGCGTGGATCTCGGCGCGCGGTATGCGCTGGATGTCCGCGGCCACCTGGTGACGCTGCGGGCCCGTGTCGACAACGTGGCGGACCGCAGCTACTGGGCGTCCTCGGGCGGCTTCCCGGGCAGCGGCTACCTTGTGCTGGGCACGCCGCGCACGGTCAGCGTGAACGCGTCGTTCGAGTACTGA